The following DNA comes from Planktothrix serta PCC 8927.
CCGTTAATTTTAGTGGATCGTCCGGGGGGCGATTATTGGTACGATTTACACCAATTTATTGAAAAACAAATGCTGAATCGGGGATTGATTTCACCCGATGATCCGAGTTTTTATACGATTACTGATGATTTGTCTGTGGCTTGTGAAGCGATCGCTAATTTCTATCGAGTTTATCATTCGAGCCGCCATGTCAAAGATCAGTTTGTGATGCGGTTAAAATCGGAATTGTCTGATCAGCAAGTGGAACAACTGAATACAGAGTTTCACGATATGTTATCTAAGGGTAAAATAAAGAAAACTAAAGCATTTCCTGAAGAGATTGGCGGCGAAACAGATGAGTTACCTCGTCTAACCTTCCATTTTAATCAACGCCGCGTCGGACGATTATATCAAATGATTTATACCATTAATAGGATGGGAGCTACTTCCCCAGAGGCAGCACATCCAGAGCAGAAATAGGGTTTTTGTTGACTGTTGACTGAAACCCGAAACCCGAAACCCGAAACCCGAAATATGAATAATCTATTTCAATTTGAACAAGATTTTGTTGAATCTTTGCACTGTATTCCGATGGTTGTCAGGTATAAACTGGATACCTGTGGGGTTAAGTTAAAACTGGAACATTGGAATAAATTTAGTCAGGATGCTCGTCAACAGTTAGTGCAAAATTCGATCAGTACACCGGAAGAAATTATGGCTTATCGAAGTTTATTGTATGAATTAGCAGAACAATATACTGATATTCCTCTTAAGGATTTACCGATTGATGATTATCCTCCTTGGTTAGAAACAACCGGATTACCGAATGTGGTGCAGCAAAAAACCGAGGAAGTTGGTGTTAATATTACCTTAAAACAATGGCAAGATTTAACTCCATTACAACGATTTGCTTTACTAAAGTTAAGCCGTCCTAGTCATGAAAATAAAAATTTCTTACCCGCTTTAAGGGAATTTAAAATTTTAGAAAAGAGTCTCTAGCATTTTATGTTAAAATATTAACTGCTTCTATTCCCTATTTCAAGAAAATTTTCAACCGATTCAATTAACGTTCAGGGCGGTTTTTTATGGCACACAGTATCAAATCGACTATGCCCCCAATAGATTCTATTGTTGATGAGGATGAAGAAGAATCGAATTTAGATTATTTTTATGATGATCCGGGCACACCTCCAGGAACATTAGATGTTGAAGCGGATGATCCACCTCCTGAAATGGTTTTAATTGATTATAATGAGGCGATGGCGACTCGTTTAAAATTAACAAACCCGGAAGAATGCACGCCTTATTTAGATACTCATTCTGTCTCTTGGTTAGATATTTTAGGGTTAGGAAATCAAGACACTTGGGAGCGGATGGCGAAGGTGTTTAATTTACATCCGATTGCTTTAGAAGATGTGGTGAATGTTCCCCAACGTCCTAAAGTAGTGGAATATGATGATCAACTGGTAATTGTCGCCTGGATGGTAACACTCAAACCCGGTGACGATCCTCTACATAAAGAACAAGTTAGTATTATATTAGGAAAAAATTATCTGTTGACGGTACAAGAAGAACCCGAATATGATTGTTTACAACCTGTACGCGATCGCATTCGTTATAATCAAGGCCTCATTCGGAAACAAGGGGCTGATTATTTAGCTTATGCCATCTTAGATGCAATTATTGATGGATTTTTCCCAGTCTTAGAAGAATATGGAGATATGTTAGAAGACTTAGAAGATCAGGTTGTATTCAATCCTATTCCTAAAGACTTGGCTAAAATTTATAGTATTCGTCGAGATTTATTTACCCTGCGACGGGCAATTTGGGCGCAACGAGAAGCGATTAATGTATTAATTCGAGATGGAAGTGATGTGATTAGTCCCGAAGTTCGCGTTTACTTACGAGATTGTTATGATCATACGATTTTAGTTCGAGATATGGTCGAAACCTATCGAGAATTATCTTCCGATTTAATGGGAATTTATATGTCTTCTATTAGTAACAAAATGAATGAAATTATGAAATTGCTGACGGTGATTTCTACGATTTTTATTCCCCTAACCTTTGTGGCTGGGGTATACGGGATGAATTTTAATCCTGATACTTCCCCTTTAAATATGCCAGAACTCAATTGGTATTGGGGCTATCCGGTTTGTTTGGGACTGATGTTTATGATTGCTTTAGCCTTATTCTTTTTCTTTTGGCGACGAGGTTGGTTTAATAGCTTTGTCCAGCCTCAAAATGAAGATTCTTCTTCCTAAGTTAAAACCAACGTAGTAAGCCCTTTAGGGCTAAGATTGGTGTTAGTTATAGTGCGATCGCAATTCGGGAGCCAACGTAGTAAGCCCTTTAGGGCTAAGATTGGTGTTAGTGATAGTGCGATCGCAATTCGGGAGCAAATACAGTAAAATTAAAGAGCGATCGCTTCATAATGAATATCCCTCTTGTGTCACTTTCCGAGAGGTCGATCTCTTATTATGTATCCCTTAGTATTAGGATGGCAAAATGATTACTTCAGAACCTATTATTTTAAGTTTCAAAAATGTCACCTTAAGCAACGATCAATTTTATCAACTTTGCCAAGATAATGAAAATTGGCAACTAGAAAGAACAGCTAAAGGAGAATTAATAATTATGCCCCCCGTTGGTGGAGTCAGTGGTAATCGAGAATCAGATTTGAATGCTGATTTAGTAATTTGGAATCGTCAAACTCAACTCGGAAAAGTGTTTAGTTCTTCAACTATCTTTCGTTTACCGAATGGTGGCGATCGCTCTCCTGATGTGGCTTGGGTTGAGAAGGAACGTTGGGAATTACTAACAGCAGAAGAACAAGAAAAATTCCCCCCCTTATGTCCTGATTTTGTGATTGAATTACGCTCTCGTACTGACTCCCTAACCCAACTTCAAGCAAAAATGCAGGAATATCTTAACAGTGGTTTGCGTTTAGGTTGGTTAATTAATCCTCAAGCACAACAAGTAGAAATTTATCGTCCTCATCAAACCGTTGAAATTGTCCCATTACCCACAACTTTATCAGGGGAAAATGTATTACCAGAATTTATTTTAAACTTACCTCTATTTTAATTATTTTCTATTAACCTAAGTTTTTCCCCTAATTTATCATAGTTAGTCTAGAAGAACTACTTTTTAATAACCGTAAACCACTTAATGTTACCAATACCGTTGACCCTTCATGTCCAATTACCCCCATAGGCATATTAATAGAACCAAAAAAGTTAGAGATTAATAAGATTACAATAAATGAAAGAGCAAAGGCGATATTTTGTTGAATAATTCGATTAGCCCGACGACCCAGTTTAATCGCTTTTAATATCTTACCCAATTGATCCGTCATTAACACAATATCGGCTGTTTCTAGGGCTACATCATTTCCAGCACCCCCCATGGCTATGCCCACATCTGCTAAGGCTAAAGCGGGAGCATCATTAATCCCATCTCCTACCATTGCCACCCCTTGATAACGGGTTTTTAATTGTCGAACAATGGTTAATTTATCCTCTGGTAACAAATTAGCATAAACCAGATCAATATTCAACTGTTTTGCCACACTATCTGCGGTTCTTTGATGATCTCCGGTCAGCATCACGACCTGTTCAATACCAAATTTTTTCAAGTTTTTAATTAAGGTTTTCGCCTCTAAACGCACGGTATCCGCCACCGCAATTAAGCCTAAAGTTTGTTGATTTTTAGCGACCCAAACCACCGTTTTTCCATCGGTTTCTAAATGATCACTAATTTCGACTAACTCAGGATTAACTTCAATATCATGTTGATGAATCCACTCTAATTTTCCCACAAAAATCTGATCCTGATCAACTTTTCCGATAATTCCTTCTCCGATTTGAGTCGCGACATTAATAGCGGTAATTCGGGGAATATTTTTTTCCCGGGCAAATTCAGCGATCGCTTGTCCAATGGGATGTTCTGAAACCGACTCCACTGCTACGGCTAATTGCAATAATTCCGTTTCTAAAATCCCGGAAATCGGAATAATATCAACAATGGTTAATTTTCCCGTTGTTAAGGTTCCCGTTTTATCAAAAGCGATCGCTTTTATTCGGCCAATTTTTTCTAATTGCGCCCCATTTTTAAATAAAATTCCATGTCTTGCTCCAGTAGCTATTCCTGATAATAATGCGGGCATAATTGA
Coding sequences within:
- a CDS encoding nitrate reductase associated protein, with translation MNNLFQFEQDFVESLHCIPMVVRYKLDTCGVKLKLEHWNKFSQDARQQLVQNSISTPEEIMAYRSLLYELAEQYTDIPLKDLPIDDYPPWLETTGLPNVVQQKTEEVGVNITLKQWQDLTPLQRFALLKLSRPSHENKNFLPALREFKILEKSL
- the corA gene encoding magnesium/cobalt transporter CorA, with protein sequence MPPIDSIVDEDEEESNLDYFYDDPGTPPGTLDVEADDPPPEMVLIDYNEAMATRLKLTNPEECTPYLDTHSVSWLDILGLGNQDTWERMAKVFNLHPIALEDVVNVPQRPKVVEYDDQLVIVAWMVTLKPGDDPLHKEQVSIILGKNYLLTVQEEPEYDCLQPVRDRIRYNQGLIRKQGADYLAYAILDAIIDGFFPVLEEYGDMLEDLEDQVVFNPIPKDLAKIYSIRRDLFTLRRAIWAQREAINVLIRDGSDVISPEVRVYLRDCYDHTILVRDMVETYRELSSDLMGIYMSSISNKMNEIMKLLTVISTIFIPLTFVAGVYGMNFNPDTSPLNMPELNWYWGYPVCLGLMFMIALALFFFFWRRGWFNSFVQPQNEDSSS
- a CDS encoding Uma2 family endonuclease — translated: MITSEPIILSFKNVTLSNDQFYQLCQDNENWQLERTAKGELIIMPPVGGVSGNRESDLNADLVIWNRQTQLGKVFSSSTIFRLPNGGDRSPDVAWVEKERWELLTAEEQEKFPPLCPDFVIELRSRTDSLTQLQAKMQEYLNSGLRLGWLINPQAQQVEIYRPHQTVEIVPLPTTLSGENVLPEFILNLPLF
- a CDS encoding heavy metal translocating P-type ATPase codes for the protein MTQRSNSPISVLTFLQHYSEMIAAIVCAVLVFMGWVCLQIGWLGLAFLVLPMAYVIGGYESGKQGLTTLLKEKQFDVDLLMIVAALGAAILGVWKQDYFLIIDGGILILIFAFSGALESIAMRHTERNIQKLMGLTPDTATVIDNQQEQKLPINQLKIGDIILVKPGERIPTDAIILSGNSPINQSAITGESIPVDKTIGDEVFAGTLNGNGVLHLKVHQPPESSLIQRVIQLVEQAQTEAPPSQQWMEKFERGYAKVIIIMGLALGILPPLFLGWDWETTIYRALIFLVVASPCALMASIMPALLSGIATGARHGILFKNGAQLEKIGRIKAIAFDKTGTLTTGKLTIVDIIPISGILETELLQLAVAVESVSEHPIGQAIAEFAREKNIPRITAINVATQIGEGIIGKVDQDQIFVGKLEWIHQHDIEVNPELVEISDHLETDGKTVVWVAKNQQTLGLIAVADTVRLEAKTLIKNLKKFGIEQVVMLTGDHQRTADSVAKQLNIDLVYANLLPEDKLTIVRQLKTRYQGVAMVGDGINDAPALALADVGIAMGGAGNDVALETADIVLMTDQLGKILKAIKLGRRANRIIQQNIAFALSFIVILLISNFFGSINMPMGVIGHEGSTVLVTLSGLRLLKSSSSRLTMIN